A portion of the Jaculus jaculus isolate mJacJac1 chromosome 5, mJacJac1.mat.Y.cur, whole genome shotgun sequence genome contains these proteins:
- the LOC101597189 gene encoding noncompact myelin-associated protein: MTTATTLGDAIFSLNMTRGEDFLYKSSGAIVAAIVVVVIIVVAGVLILLKMYNRRTRMRRELEPKSPKSPAPPTLDPNSNSSQQPATVTFSPADVHVETR, from the exons ATGACCACAGCCACCACGTTGGGGGATGCCATCTTCTCATTGAACATGACCAGGGGAGAGGACTTCCTGTATAAGA GTTCTGGAGCTATCGTGGCTGCCATCGTGGTGGTCGTCATCATCGTCGTCGCTGGGGTCCTGATCCTGCTGAAGATGTACAACAG GAGAACGAGGATGAGGCGAGAGCTGGAGCCCAAGAGCCCCAAGTCACCTGCCCCTCCCACTCTGGACCCAAACAGTAACAGCAGCCAGCAGCCTGCGACTGTGACCTTCAGCCCTGCTGATGTCCACGTGGAGACTCGGTGA